A window from Brachyhypopomus gauderio isolate BG-103 chromosome 6, BGAUD_0.2, whole genome shotgun sequence encodes these proteins:
- the LOC143517693 gene encoding uncharacterized protein LOC143517693 — translation MRFLILLALLMTLNGAVTPVSTSVPFYQFGNNDEMTGKSDDGSSPAIPLLKTFKYFGGKYNQIYVNNNGFLTFDNASSSYTPYLFSDNGGQNIIAPLWANFNNQINGQIYYRQYTSGNVLKEATQNINRYFPKLTFTSTWAFVATWDKVAYYGTKGTETSFQVVLISDGQLSFILMNYGHIAPTNMKVEAGYDTDYLDYFIIPGSFQNDTHNSNVDIPGRWAFRVDQETTETTPTTQTTSTTETTPTTLMTSTTETTRTTQTTSTTETTPTTLTTSTTETTPTTLITSTTETTPTTLTTSTTETTPTTQTTSTTETTPTTLTTSTTETTPTTLITSTTETTPTTLTTSTTETTPTTLITSTTETTPTTQTTSTTETTPTTLTTSTTETTPTTLTTSTTETTPTTLITSTTETTPTTQTTSTTETTPTTLTTSTTETTPTTQTTSTTETTPTTLTTSTTETTPTTQTTSTTETTPTTQTTSTTETTPTTQTTSTTETTPTTLTSSTTETTTTVKVDPCDELNCTEHEWCGDIHGVYGCFCNEHHPRPHPESYDATEVCDGSSGSISLSLCQLFEDGFPGYSLHLSDPSCRGTVQNGRLVFHFDNDDHICGTNLTANGTHLIYENKIMGGIEPSRIPINREKRFLVLRFSCIYQLTQTVNMVKDLNPLQSTIYKNLPGVLGMYQVRMIPYQDPGFSHPYNGSAYVEVDQRVYVGVYVQGVDSRQIATVIDSCWATPENDPDYAVRWDLIVKQCPNPEDKTVQVLQSGVSTTAQYSFEMFAFNDYPKVYLHCSIHLCLLQSNNCAAHCYTAHHYKPNPKHPRAVRSIDINATSLISIGPFISITTSTR, via the exons ATGCGTTTCCTAATTCTACTGGCACTTCTGATGACATTAAATG GGGCAGTGACTCCAGTCTCCACTTCTG TGCCTTTCTATCAATTTGGGAATAATGATGAAATGACTGGAAAGTCAGATGATGGAAGTTCACCGGCCATTCCTCTtttgaaaacatttaaatactTTGGAGGAAAGTACAACCAAATATAT GTCAACAACAATGGGTTCTTGACCTTTGACAATGCATCTAGCAGCTACACTCCTTACCTGTTCTCTGATAATGGGGGTCAGAACATCATCGCTCCTTTGTGGGCAAATTTTAATAATCAAATAAATGGACAAATCTACTATCGACAGTACACTAGTGGCAATGTTCTCAAGGAGGCTACCCAGAACATCAACCGCTACTTCCCTAAACTGACATTCACATCAACATGGGCTTTTGTTGCAACATGGGACAAAGTAGCTTACTATGGCACCAAAGGCACC GAAACATCATTCCAAGTAGTTCTGATTTCAGATGGTCAACTCTCCTTTATTCTGATGAACTATGGACACATTGCTCCAACCAACATGAAAGTAGAG GCAGGTTATGACACAGATTACTTGGACTATTTCATAATTCCTGGTTCATTTCAAAatgacacacacaacagcaatgTGGATATTCCAGGCAGATGGGCTTTCCGTGTGGATCAAGAGACAACTG AGACAACACCTACCACTCAAACCACCTCCACTACAGAGACAACACCTACCACTCTAATGACCTCCACTACAGAGACAACACGTACCACTCAAACCACCTCCACTACAGAGACAACACCTACCACTCTAACGACCTCCACTACAGAGACAACACCTACCACTCTAATAACCTCAACTACAGAGACAACACCTACCACTCTAACAACCTCCACTACAGAGACAACACCTACCACTCAAACTACCTCCACTACAGAGACAACACCTACCACTCTAACGACCTCCACTACAGAGACAACACCTACCACTCTAATAACCTCAACTACAGAGACAACACCTACCACTCTAACAACCTCCACTACAGAGACAACACCTACCACTCTAATAACCTCCACTACAGAGACAACCCCTACCACTCAAACTACCTCCACTACAGAGACAACACCTACCACTCTAACGACCTCCACTACAGAGACAACACCTACCACTCTAACGACCTCCACTACAGAGACAACACCTACCACTCTAATAACCTCCACTACAGAGACAACCCCTACCACTCAAACCACCTCCACTACAGAGACAACACCTACCACTCTAACGACCTCCACTACAGAGACAACCCCTACCACTCAAACTACCTCCACTACAGAGACAACACCTACCACTCTAACGACCTCCACTACAGAGACAACACCTACCACTCAAACTACCTCCACTACAGAGACAACCCCTACCACTCAAACTACCTCCACTACAGAGACAACACCTACCACTCAAACTACCTCCACTACAGAGACAACACCTACCACTCTTACGAGTTCCACTACAgagacaacaactacag TGAAGGTGGACCCCTGTGATGAGCTGAACTGCACTGAGCATGAGTGGTGTGGGGACATACATGGTGTCTACGGCTGCTTCTGTAATGAACATCATCCTAGACCCCACCCAGAGTCTTATG ACGCTACTGAAGTGTGTGATGGCAGCTCCGGCTCCATATCCCTTTCCCTCTGTCAGCTCTTTGAAGATGGTTTCCCTGGTTACAGTTTACATCTGAGTGACCCCAGCTGCAGAGGAACAGTCCAGAATGGCAGACTGGTCTTCCATTTTGATAATGATGATCACATCTGTGGCACAAACCTCACG GCCAATGGTACTCACTTGATCTATGAGAACAAAATCATGGGTGGTATTGAACCATCTAGAATCCCCATTAACAGAGAGAAAAGATTTCTGGTATTACGGTTCTCCTGCATTTACCAACTCACTCAAACCGTCAACATGGTAAAAGACCTCAACCCTCTGCAGAG TACAATATACAAGAACCTTCCAGGTGTTTTGGGGATGTACCAGGTCAGGATGATTCCCTATCAGGATCCTGGTTTCTCCCATCCTTATAATGGCAGTGCATATGTAGAGGTGGACCAGCGGGTCTATGTGGGAGTGTATGTCCAGGGGGTGGACAGTCGTCAGATTGCTACAGTGATTGATTCCTGTTGGGCCACCCCTGAGAATGACCCCGACTATGCTGTCCGCTGGGACCTGATTGTTAAACA GTGTCCTAATCCAGAAGATAAAACAGTACAAGTCCTTCAGAGTGGTGTCTCCACAACCGCTCAATACTCCTTCGAGATGTTCGCCTTTAACGACTACCCCAAGGTCTACCTTCACTGCTCCATTCACCTTTGCCTTCTGCAGAGCAACAACTGTGCAGCG CACTGCTACACTGCACACCACTACAAGCCCAACCCTAAACATCCCAGAGCTGTCAGGTCTATAGACATCAATGCTACTTCCCTTATCTCCATTGGGCCTTTTATCTCCATTACCACAAGCACAAGATGA